agtccgtggaacatgcaaggccttggttctgtccaaaacttatgatctttttaatgtacttggtttccccataggcttgagtccgaggaccatgcaaggccttggttctgtccaaaacttatgatctttttatgtacttggtttccccataggcttgagtccgaggaccatgcaaggccttggttctgtccaaaacttgatttttatgatCCCCATAGGcttccgaggaccatgcaaggccttggttctgtccaaaacttatgatctttttatgtaacttgttttatttttcgaCCACAAGCCCTtacaccagggcggggaaagttggcctgaggctggaagcccctagagacgcccgcgcccttagcactgcgaggcgtagcccctagcagaagcttacgtcggagcaacaactatatgtcgccggagacggaggagatcccagaaatttctgcttgcccatgagttgactccaccgccacctgcgccagcgcgcaagctttcccacagacggcgccaattgtaaggtcACGATTCCactgcggcccaataatgatgttgggctcgcatatgaaagatccctcacaatatgatttgtagagagtgggcttgaaaagctagccgctggtcaaggggcgatgcctggtcatggctttagaggaatttaTGTAGAAAAAGGGAGTTGGGcgtgaacatttaagccctaaggcgtcgtaccccgtggggtgggactcctcggagttgatccgaggaccattgaggccttatcccggttacccaacgacggactttcttccgtgaagtccggtgttgttgagatgttctcccccatgtattctttcttttttggaggtgggatgggactccctttcagatttacttacttccttattttatactagcttgcattcgctgtccttcgtccacgtgtaaggtcaatctttacaaaaactgacatttgtcccatcagtccaatcccggaattgttggggatggtttgataaagctgcagagtacggctctgtcaggcgctgggtcttatctggaagggtagtaaggataacttccccaagatattttggatctccttacaaattcgtccctataccagttttacccctttattccggtgggattctggatctgccgaggactaaactgtcctcggctgcctccctaaattgttttgtgctctgtattgtagagcttgggccacagctctcctcggattgggccttcggattttccaggagcaactgggcctggtccatgaattattgggccccacaatatatatctctctctctaaaaaaaaagtgtaaaaaaaataataattgaaggatatatatatatatatatattttagtaggCATGAAACATGTCTATCTATATTAGCtactatatcatgcaattttcaatttgtaaacacatatatatagtatgatcaAATCACTATACTACTCTTAGTGtatttctattttgtctatatataaaataactaaagattacaattttttacaatgaaattttttgaaatcttttttaTACATCAATAGTTAGGGGTGGAGATCTGAATCCTGAAGGTTTCTATTGGAAATCGAGGTGCCAATCAGTTAAGTTACAAGATTTTTGGTAAAACTTATCgaaatattggagaaaacaaataataagttACACTGCACATTGTGTGAAAACTCAACTAGCTACAAACAATAGTAGTTTCAAATAGAGAGCAAATAAGTAGACAACTTAAGGATTTCACAAGAAGTTGCAATAAACATGATACTAGAAATAAGTATGACacaaaattttgttcaaaaacatcaattttttttggagttaggTTATATTGCTCCAATTTCTAGGAGCCATGGATTGGATCAAATAAGGTGTAAAATTGCTGCAGTATTGTAAATCCGATTAAGGGTTCTGTAAATGGAAATTTTAAGCAACAAGGCCTTAGAAAAATAACAATAGTATCATATCCTCAAACTACAGAAGAAATgtatataaaacattttattccctttccttttcctAATCTAGATCAAGAATTgtgcaaaattaaaatgaaattaaacaaTTCAACAATTTGTTAAAGATCGAGGAATTGTTACCATTTTTAATAAAGCATTGCGTGAAAGACCAAAGGGAAAGGCAATTCTagagtcccacatcgcttagGAAAGCAAATAGAAATGTGTTTATAAAGAATGATCTTCCTTCAAGGGGTTGAAGAGTAGAATGTTcacgaaaaaaaataaaaatttgaaagagatgAATTCAAAAAGGCAATGAACTAGTGGCACGTGGCACGTAAACAAAGTGTAGGTGTGTACACTTAAAAGGGCACAAAGGTAgtgcttcttcttcatcataTATTCGAACAAATTCCTCCCTCCCAAAGGTAGTTCATCGCTCACAAAGCTTCCTCTGAATCATTCGAACAAATTCCTCCATCCCAAAGGTGATTCCTCCCTCATCAACTTCAAAGAGTTCATCGCTCATTTGAACAAAGGGCAACAAAGCTTCTTCTGAATCATTCGAACAAATTCCTCCATCCCAAAGGTGATTCCTCCCTCATCAACTTCAAAGAGTTCATCGCTCATTTGAACAAAGGGCAACAAAGCTTCTTCTGAATCATGTAGGTGTGTACACTTAAAAGGGCACAAAGGTGgtgcttcttcttcatcataTATTCGAACAAATTCCTCCCTCCCAAAGGTGATTCCTCCCTCATCAACTTCATTTGAACAAAGGGCAACAAAGCTTCTTCTGAATCATGTATTCGTGCTTCTTCTGAATCATGTATTCGTGCAAAGGTGATTCCTCCCTCCCAAAGGTGATTCCTCCCAAAGGTGCAAAGGTGAGGGATTCCTCCCTCGCTCATCAACTTCAAAGAGGTCATCGCTCATTTGAACAAAGGTGCAAAGGTGAGGGCAACAAAGCTTCTCTTCTTCATCATATATTCCTCCCTCGCTCATCAACTTCAAAGAGGTCATCGCTCATCAACTTCAAAGAGGTCATCGCTCATTTGAAACATCCAACACTTCAAAGAGGTCAACACTTCGGTGTAGGTGTGTAGGTGTGTAcactttcttcttcatcatatATTCCTCCCTCGCTCATCAAGGTCTCAGGCTCGTAAACAAGGTGTGTAAACATAGTGTGTCTTTGATCAAACTTCACATTATTTATTCGTTAACTCAAACTGTCATAAAACACCATTGtaaacttcattttcttcttcatcatatATTCCTCCCTcgccttttgaatttttttttattattaatagaaTGGATGGGAGCTTGCAGACCACCATTTCCGATTCTGAGGTTGATCATGAAAGGTTAGTCTACTgacttcattttcttcttcatcatatATGCATTTTTCCTTTGATTAGGACAACAGATATTCCTGCCTCGCTTACTGACTTCATTGGCTATCTTTGTGCTAAGAAAACAACATACactgcagattttttttttttttttttttttttttcagttggtTACTATTAGTTTCATTATATATAGGCGTCAATGTTGGCTGGCACAATGACAAAACAATTGACCATAGATGAAAGATGAAAGGtgctatatataatatttgaggGTGGCTAGCACAATGACAGATATGCCACAAAGTGTTCCTACAAGAAATGTGCAAACGGATAAACACCTATTCTTCTAACTTTATGAAAATTATTCTGAAggaaaaacagaaacaaaaacttATTTCATTAAGTAGGTTTTAATTTCttacttttaacaaaaacaattgtCAACAGCTTGCTTTAAATTGTCCCGACCACGACTTGTTATTAGTAcatgagaagagagaaaagtttttattctattttatttcatttaatggTTAAGATTCATCTCAGCCGTCCATCTTACTATGCAAGCTCTATAATAATAGCTTCGGACGGGGACAGAAAGCCTTGTGAGTTGTGAGCTTCGATGGCAGTGGCAATGGTAGTTTGTCGATGCCGGTCTGTGTTAAGAAACGTGGATTTCAGAGGTTGGGacccaaaccccaaacccaaacccccTATTTGGGCGTTAGAATCCCAAAATTCATTGATATCAAACAACGGCATGCGTCGAGCCGCTGAGGTTAGGAATTTTCGAATTTAGTGCTCGAACAACGCCTCTTCTTCGtctcctataaaaaaaaacttaatccTATCCCCAAGTCCCTAACCATGACTATTCCTATGCCCTCTTATCTGCCATTTTCAAGCCCTCgatctctttctttgtttaaatTTGACTGTTACTTggatctatttttatttagtagTGGATTGTTAACGATCATTTAATATCtctattcttttgcttttcaattttgattGTTACTTTGATGGTTGgatcattttttgtttattaattgacttattgccttttgttttctaCAAGTTTCAGGGTTTTATCATTTTGGGCAAATCTTCGTCAAATATTGGAAAGGTTTGGATTCTGGGTTTTATCAATTTGGGCAAATCTTCGTCAAACATTGGAAAGGTTTGGcttttgagttttatttctctattccttcgtttttctattttcaaatttgactgttactttttgtttaataatttttttttttttttttttattttttttttttttttttttttttttttgagaatcgtataaatatgtttatgtatggacatatatgatatatgtgcTTGGATGCCTCATTGAAGTTACGGTTTAGCATCTGGATATGCATAATTCGGGAATCATTTAGTAGGACTAAGTAGATTAGGTCGTTGATATTTATTAGGGTAAACATTActgtcttttttttaatattaaaaatgacaaTTACCCAtgtggttattattattattttttattttttaaatcttattatACAACCAAACTGGTTAGTAAgcattatttttgggttattttggaTGAGAATTTAAgttgaaaaatatgtatttttacttaATTTGTGATGGACCTTAATGGTTATAAGGAATCATTTGTTGTATAAATCAAAACCTCAAGGAGGTGAGGTgtcatttataaaaataaatgaggTTTTGACATGGGTCATAAAAGGAATGAGAATTGATACCCTACTTTACCACCATTATTCTCTTTACTTTAAAAATATGTGGGGTTTCTAAAATTTCTCCAAACTTCAAGGGAGGTTATTGTAATTTAATCTATCTTTCTATTAATGTATAATTGTGAAAATCTATAATATAGATAGAATCAAAGAAGTTTGACTTTTAATTGGCCTTATAATATTGTGCTACACAAATTGCTGAGGCCTTACAATTTTACACatcattattctaatatatatatatatattttttttttttattgagtttaaattctattcaataTTCAAACCTTCCTTTAGAATCTTTACacatcatatttttctttaaattgtaaaatagtgGAGAGTAGGCTTATATGTGTTAATAGCATCTCACAAACCATCTCCCTGTTATTTTAACCTAATTGGAATTTGTTACACAAATCCTTcttttacatattattttaagtcaattcaatattaattttctatttattatatCTGTTCAACACTCTTCACCCCAAATTGTTTTATTTCCTTAACCTATTTTACACCTTCAACttaaatcataatattttcagaTTAATGCATATAACAAGATCATCTTAGAAATCTTTGAAGCTAAAAGAATTTCCCTcttatttttttggggagaagtTAAGTTGATTTTGGAGCTaatggattttttgtttgtatatgTTCTAGTGATGAAGCACTCATTTTCTTTGAAGCATTTCATGCGGTTCTTGTCTTCTTCAATGCGATTCTGGGTGTCATAATTGGTGTACACTTTCATTACTTGGGTGTCTCGCCACTTGAAACGCATCTTGGTATCATCTTGTGTTTAATAGCGGCTACACTTGTCTATATCACTGCATATTTGGTGATAAAAGTAAAACCGCAAAATGCTGCCTACCGTTTCATCTTCAGTCTCGTTTGTCTGGTATCTGGAATTTTTTCTGCTGAGCTGCTTCTCACATTAATAATTTCTCCCCTTAGGATATTCATGGTTAGTTTATGTCCAATCCTGATAATTGGGATTGGGATACTGTATCATTGCTACCGACAAATTTATGAGGATCTCTACAACACAGCTGGTATGGTTCTCAAGGCAGTACATATCTTTTATAACAAGATTTATGGATTACTTTGTTGGATGTATGGGTGGCTCATACAAATATTCCATTCAGGAGCTTCTGATGCAATATCTTCAAGGGAAGGAGACATTGAGATGCAGCAGGCAGAAACTAACCAGGGTTAAGTGGCCTGTTATTGTTAACTACCTAGAAAGTAAGCAAAATTTTTACTTACGCAATTTTCCTGTGGaagtttgaatttattttcacTTTGTTAAAAGTAAGGTTAATTATACTAATTTCAACATATGTTTTATACTTTACTAATGATCTCACATCCAACTGGTTAGATAATAAAACTTGGaatgcaatttttaaaattttcagcaACTAGATTTAAAGGTTAAAAGGTATAGGGAAACCTggattttcattctttttaatcCAGACAGAAGCCAGAACATTAGGACACCACATCTGACCCAACCACAGCAGCCATGGTAGAATACTACAAATAGACAACACAGTCGCCCTAGCTTAGAACAAAAAACATGCATATATAGTCATGGTGCTACTTTAGTCTGATCTGGGAATAGACCCTTCTAACTGATGTTTACAAACTTTGTGGTTACTAAATAGGATCACGATGTTTGTGATTCCTTTCCTGTGTAGTAGTCATAGATGGTCTAAGAGTAAAAAACTGATTGCAGTATCCTTTTTGTGTTGCATTCCCAAAGGTGGCATCCTGGTAATACTTTATTGCTTTATCTGTGTTTGCACACATGAGCAGTAGCCCGTGATTTGGTTCTTTTGGATCCTGCTCTATCTAGTGTTAAAATGACTTGCCACTATAGCACTTACCAATTCTGGATCCTTTCTCTGCTAACACCAGCATTGCATTGTGACTGTATATCCTCATCACATTTATCATGGTGCTCCAGTATTTCTGATAAAATAACTTCTGAAATCTATCTAAGATTATTGGCCTTTAAAACACCCATTTGGGAGGGCATTGTGTACTTCTGCTATTTATCACTGTCTAAGAAACTACATGTCTATTGCTTGAAGTTGACTCATAATATGTTCTACAGAGAATTCATATGCTACAAAAAAATATTCCACTAAAATGATCCAATAGGGCTTGTTCCATGTCTTGTACCAAATTGATGCATTGTTTGTCTTAGTTGTCTACCATTTTGAGCCTTTAAGATTCTGTTATTCGCTCTTCTTATGTTGATACATGCTCATGTTTATGCTATGTTCCAGGGACACGTTGGATTAAGTGTTGCATCTGAAGATAATGACTTGAAGAAGATGGTTGCTGAGAAGATAATGCCTCAATTAGGATTGCTGTTATTTGAATTATATTAGGATTTTTGCTATTAGGATTGCTGTTATCAATAAGTAACTACTTGATTATTCGACTTCCCCTGTTATCTTTGGATTGGATTAGTCGATTAGCAGGTTGTTGTGgagttatttttgtaatttgaatttcaCAGATTATGTATTTAAGGAGGAAGTGAATAATAAGAGGCATCAGATTATAATTCCAGAAATTCCTCTCTTCTTAATACGTTCTTGGAGGGTTGTTGTCTCAAATACAACTAATTCCTACTCTTATTTTACCAGTGCACAGCAGTTTACTTCCAATGGTACGAAAGTATCATGAGATGGAAAGCATTTGTTTTGGAAAGATTTACATAATATATGAAATTGATTAGTTTTGAAGCCTACGTACTGTGAGCACTTTGAGAAATGGTTTTAATACCCAGAGGCATGTCATGAATAGAAGTACGATATTGTAGCTAGTCTCAATGCGCCTTTGGTAGCTCCAAATAGTGAGTTTTCCAGTCGGAGGTTCCAAAGAGGGAGTCCTAATAGAAGTACTGGACTTGTAGAAAATGTAACATTTTACTAAATGGCTAATCCCCATGCCCCATCGTACTTACTGTATATTGAGTTATTTTTGAAAGGTTCTGCTTATTGAGTTTTCTCACCGGCCCTTTATCTCCTCCTTTCAGATGTTGAAGCAAATTGTGGATTGGACTAAAAGCCAGTTGCAATTAAACGCttcattattttgattttgggtatttttgaggttttataatttttttaatccgTCAACACGGATATTTTAGATAATTATcgaaaattttagataaattgaaaattcaatatataaattatggtaacaaaaaaatatagaaagagAAATGGGTTCATGtcccctttttttccttttttaggtTCATGTCACAATGGTTGCAAGCAACCAAGGAGGGGTATAGGACAAAAGAAAAGGAGTTTAGAAGGAAGAATCTCAATTGAGGTATTCATCCAGAAAAAGTAATACAATTAACAGTATATGAAATCAATTTTGGCGCTAATATTTATTGCAAAACTGAGAAATAACTAAAATTGGAGCATAAAACCAAGAGATACCTCTTTGAGAAACTCTTTTATGAAGTTTGAGAACCAATCAGATTGTCAAACCTTATATACAAACAGATGCTAATTGCCATGAACATCTAGACCTCTCTAGACTTATCTTTTCATAATAAACCAGATCAAGTATTGGAAGTTCAAAGTGGTAAGTGGCTTCAAATGATGAACAAAAGCTCTAATTTGATAATTCTCAAGTAATGTTTCTTGATTATCACCTTTTCTCGTCCAACAAAAGTGAATTATCTCATCATTATGCATTATAAGAGCATTGATTCACTAGATTATTTGATGattataattaattgaaaattgtaTGTGAGGTTAAAATTTACACTTGTGTTGCTGTACGGGCAACATAGTAGCGAGATTGAAAAAAGGTCTACAGATGTATATTCTTTCTTGAGGTAAAAAGACTGATTATTTAAAGAGAACTGCCACACCACTTTATCTTCGTCACAAGAGTTCTAGCTATGAACTCAGATAAAACTCATTTTTGAAGATCAAATATGGAAGCAAATGATGAGCGAGCCTGGAAAGCTCTGACCCAGTGACGAACCAATGTTAGGGTagaggggggccattgccccccccccccccccccccccccccccccaaaaatattttgaaaaaaatatagcaCTGTACCAGAAATAAATATAATACGTGTCTCAGAAATTTTTAGtgcttttttttaatcctttttgggtttttttttttttttttgaataattgcttgaaatttgtgaagaattagggttttagtgttgtgatttttttcaaTGAGAAAACTGAGGGAAAGGAGTGAATTCCCATATTGCTAGTAGTCATATAAAAATGGAGATTTAATGGCTGGTGTTGTtgcaaatatttgaaaattaaaaacagaaaatatgCTCACTAAAAATATTCACTGGGATATGATTATGCATAATTCTCAATAAATgttagttttgattttcataaacttttttgtatttatacTCCCCCCAAAAAACTTCGAATCTTGGTTCCGTCCCTGCTCTGACCTCTGGCAACTATTGAGCAAGTTCACATCTTACACAAATTTCTGTCATTACATACTTCATCCTACAATGAAAACAGAACATCTAACACGAATCAGCACCAAATACCTCAAAAACGGTAATAACTGAAGAGTAGTATTAGTATAAAAACCTTGTTCTTCTTTCGTGATCCCAAAATCTCTTCTAAAGGTGGTCGGCCTGCACAAAAATAGATAAGTTtgcataaaatatttataagttaataatttgattgAGCAGAGTAGAATCATATTAGTCATTAAGGTGGTTAGTTTTAGAAGCAAGTCTCATGAGCTTCCTGTGAACTATGTTGCAGGGTAGAAGTTTGACTTAAAAGGTGTGcataaaaaaagagaagttaatactaatacataaaaaccaaaagtacacccttttttttttctttttttctttttatctacAATCAGCTAATACTTATACTAAAGCGTCCCTAGTGTCAGCCAAtgacaccctttttttttctttttttctttttaaattttaaactaaagaaGATTTGTATTCTCTATATAAGAACATGTATACCTTCCCATTCTGAACTTGCAAACACTTCCCACATACCTCAAACATACTTTAAGGTTCCAAAAACATCCCACAATGGCTGGAAGACTCATAGATCTGTTGGACTTTGGAGAGAAGTAATAGgtactattttcattttcttcttcaacattttcttattcttcttcaatATTTTCTTATCAGCTTATTAGTTATTTCCCACCGCTTGATGTTCTAGTCATAGTTGGCTTATTAGTTATTAGCCAAACCGGTAAACAGGTCATAGTTGGCTTGTGCGTACGTAAGCCAACAACAAGCCAACTTCCACAAAACGTTCATCGAGTTTTGAGGAAATGTGTGGATGCTGAGAAGGTATAGCTTGCAATCTGTTCATGGAGGGCCGGGATTATAGGTTCGTTATCTCTGACTCTGTCTCAAAACTCCACTCCCTCGAAAAACCTTTCTCTGTTCATGATGTCTTTTGTAGTTTGGACAAGGATTTTCTGCGGCTGTTGCTGCATACAGGCCACAGGGCAgctgtaaataaaataaaaagtgtagcctcaaaattagttgtaacattaagcaacaatttttttttattagtagtgaattttgacaaatctactattagatatattatattttttttcttacatcctctatacttataaaatttctataaaattaaaaattaataactatataatcaataaattgtttaaattataattttttataatttaaaattatatataaaatataaacttataaatcatatagtaaataatatctaatttgtacaaaatttaatatttatatttaaaaacataaagaatatataaGATTGTACATTTAAATTACAACTAATTTCgtcctaaaaaaatttactgctaattttgtagctaaattaaaaaaaaaaaaaaatgttgagttTTAAGAGAAAACGGCGGTTAACCGTTAACGTTAATGATTTCTCGCACGGCAACAAATCGCTCTCCTCAGAACCCCTTCAA
The Quercus lobata isolate SW786 chromosome 10, ValleyOak3.0 Primary Assembly, whole genome shotgun sequence DNA segment above includes these coding regions:
- the LOC115963485 gene encoding uncharacterized protein LOC115963485 isoform X4, which gives rise to MAVAMVVCRCRSVLRNVDFRGWDPNPKPKPPIWALESQNSLISNNGMRRAAEGFINLGKSSSNIGKELLMQYLQGKETLRCSRQKLTRVKWPVIVNYLERTRWIKCCI
- the LOC115963485 gene encoding uncharacterized protein LOC115963485 isoform X3, giving the protein MAVAMVVCRCRSVLRNVDFRGWDPNPKPKPPIWALESQNSLISNNGMRRAAEFQGFIILGKSSSNIGKVWILGFINLGKSSSNIGKGHVGLSVASEDNDLKKMVAEKIMPQLGLLLFELY
- the LOC115963485 gene encoding uncharacterized protein LOC115963485 isoform X1, whose translation is MAVAMVVCRCRSVLRNVDFRGWDPNPKPKPPIWALESQNSLISNNGMRRAAEFQGFIILGKSSSNIGKVWILGFINLGKSSSNIGKELLMQYLQGKETLRCSRQKLTRVKWPVIVNYLERTRWIKCCI
- the LOC115963485 gene encoding uncharacterized protein LOC115963485 isoform X2, translated to MAVAMVVCRCRSVLRNVDFRGWDPNPKPKPPIWALESQNSLISNNGMRRAAEGFIILGKSSSNIGKVWILGFINLGKSSSNIGKELLMQYLQGKETLRCSRQKLTRVKWPVIVNYLERTRWIKCCI